A stretch of Exiguobacterium sp. BMC-KP DNA encodes these proteins:
- a CDS encoding ABC transporter permease: MRTFYTLTLTEWLEAWKEWKIVWLPLFFIALGVTQPLLLMYMDVLLEHVGNADGIIVDPNRSAPQPLDVFSTTIQGQFNQLGLIVLIMSFMGLLASDRQTGMQDFILTRPVSRKVYLLSKWFSHSMISLFGILIGATTSYGLTVYWFGSLSPILALRIISDFSLWTLFVVSLTLLISTYLQRAVPIGILTLVVSLLLVALPSLLPDVLFFTPGALLSAHSTASLFSSSHLIDVTFCLVWIALTLGWSVLRFRKTDY, encoded by the coding sequence ATGAGGACGTTTTATACGTTGACGCTGACCGAGTGGCTGGAAGCGTGGAAGGAATGGAAGATCGTCTGGTTGCCGCTTTTCTTCATTGCCCTCGGCGTGACGCAACCGTTGCTGTTGATGTACATGGATGTCTTACTCGAACACGTCGGAAACGCGGACGGAATCATCGTTGATCCGAATCGTTCTGCCCCGCAACCGCTTGACGTCTTCAGCACAACGATCCAAGGGCAGTTCAATCAACTCGGATTGATCGTCCTGATCATGAGCTTCATGGGATTGCTCGCGTCAGACCGACAAACCGGCATGCAAGATTTCATTTTGACACGACCCGTCTCGCGAAAGGTTTACCTCCTATCGAAATGGTTCAGCCACAGTATGATCAGTTTATTCGGTATTCTGATTGGAGCAACTACGTCTTATGGTCTGACCGTTTACTGGTTCGGATCCCTCTCACCGATACTTGCGCTACGCATCATCAGCGACTTTAGTCTTTGGACATTATTCGTCGTCAGTCTGACGCTATTGATCAGCACCTATTTACAACGTGCCGTGCCGATCGGCATCCTGACGCTCGTCGTCTCCTTACTACTCGTCGCACTTCCTTCGCTATTGCCAGACGTTCTATTTTTCACGCCCGGTGCGCTTCTGTCGGCACACTCAACTGCGTCGTTATTTTCTTCGTCTCACCTGATCGATGTCACTTTTTGTCTCGTTTGGATTGCCCTAACACTTGGCTGGTCGGTCCTTCGGTTCCGAAAAACGGATTATTGA
- a CDS encoding ABC transporter ATP-binding protein: protein MIQISHLKLSLQRRLILDDISFTIHEHECLGLIGPNGAGKTTLLKCLSGIIESDPGSITMYDRPIRQQKQVIGYLSQQTDFKPWMTCEQSLRFFGSLSGLDRATLTERIQIVLQEVGLGDQQTEVIERLSGGMRQRLGIAQAILHEPTLLILDEPASALDPSGRHDINQLILRLKKRMTIIVSTHLLEDAKMCCDRFLVIKHGRLLGPLAHQPDVNPYQIQVETLTPAPPLSTTVFPKIQMDRINPCDYQFSSQHPLDLSQIATTLIAEGWSIASIAYQPIGLEERFLDMVADV from the coding sequence ATGATCCAGATTTCGCATCTCAAGCTTTCACTTCAACGCCGTCTTATCCTAGACGATATTTCCTTTACGATTCACGAACATGAATGCCTCGGTCTGATTGGTCCAAATGGTGCCGGAAAAACGACACTCCTGAAATGCCTCAGTGGAATCATCGAGAGTGACCCTGGTTCGATCACGATGTATGATCGCCCGATCCGACAACAAAAACAGGTCATCGGCTACTTATCGCAACAGACTGATTTCAAGCCTTGGATGACGTGCGAACAGTCACTGCGCTTTTTTGGAAGTTTGTCTGGTCTTGATCGCGCAACGCTAACCGAGCGGATTCAAATTGTCTTACAAGAAGTCGGATTAGGCGACCAACAAACAGAAGTGATTGAACGCTTATCCGGCGGTATGCGCCAACGCCTCGGAATCGCCCAAGCGATCTTACATGAACCAACGTTATTGATTTTAGACGAACCCGCTTCCGCACTCGATCCAAGCGGTCGACATGACATCAACCAGTTGATTCTTCGTTTAAAAAAACGGATGACGATTATCGTCTCGACGCATCTCTTAGAAGACGCGAAGATGTGTTGCGACCGTTTTTTAGTCATCAAACACGGTCGGTTGCTGGGTCCGCTCGCGCATCAACCCGATGTCAATCCGTACCAGATTCAAGTCGAGACGCTCACACCTGCCCCACCCCTTTCGACTACTGTTTTTCCAAAGATACAGATGGATCGAATTAACCCGTGCGACTATCAGTTCTCCTCACAGCATCCGCTTGACCTTTCGCAAATAGCTACGACCTTGATTGCCGAAGGGTGGTCGATTGCTTCGATTGCCTATCAACCGATCGGACTCGAGGAGCGTTTTCTCGACATGGTGGCGGACGTATGA
- a CDS encoding PLDc N-terminal domain-containing protein, with amino-acid sequence MNTDFSALSQIDLERFLPLLLIYISINLVLLSCACIDWFRRKDRIATPTTWLLIILLVQPIGSILYFILGRRMTA; translated from the coding sequence ATGAATACAGATTTCTCTGCCTTATCACAAATCGACTTGGAACGATTTTTACCGTTGTTACTGATTTACATCTCCATCAACTTGGTATTGCTCAGCTGCGCCTGCATCGATTGGTTCAGACGCAAGGACCGAATCGCCACACCGACTACATGGTTATTGATTATTCTCCTCGTCCAGCCGATCGGCTCGATTCTTTACTTTATCCTCGGAAGGAGGATGACCGCATGA
- a CDS encoding cupin — MQIYQFKKEVGKKITKFDSNFVMSRIMQTEKVTHIGCIHLEKDGAIGYHQAVVPQLLLIVEGKGVVRGDADEFISVQSGEAVFWNQGEWHETKTDTGLTAIVIESEELDTSALVSI; from the coding sequence ATGCAGATTTATCAATTCAAAAAAGAAGTTGGTAAGAAAATAACGAAGTTCGATTCGAACTTCGTGATGTCACGGATCATGCAGACTGAGAAAGTGACGCATATCGGATGTATCCATTTAGAGAAGGATGGAGCGATCGGTTATCACCAAGCGGTCGTGCCGCAACTTCTGTTAATTGTAGAGGGGAAAGGCGTTGTAAGAGGGGATGCGGATGAATTCATCAGCGTGCAGAGTGGTGAAGCCGTGTTTTGGAATCAAGGAGAGTGGCATGAAACGAAGACAGATACGGGGTTAACAGCAATCGTAATTGAAAGTGAAGAACTCGATACGTCAGCGCTCGTTTCCATATAA